From the genome of Candidatus Cloacimonadota bacterium, one region includes:
- a CDS encoding (2Fe-2S)-binding protein translates to MSKITVTINGKAYLTEPDKTILQVATENKIYIPTLCFLEGIKAQGSCRICTCMVNGKMMTACTTPVNDGMEVVTNTEELEKLRSKIVELLFAEGNHFCPSCERSGNCELQALAYRYKIMVPEFDYIYPARDVDAIHPKLIIDHNRCILCKRCIRRKKEPENPTWFVFENRGNKVKINFDKEHTADMDDEMAQKAMDTCPVGAIIHKEKGYDVPIGRRKYDKNPIGSDIEGKE, encoded by the coding sequence ATGAGTAAAATAACAGTAACTATAAATGGAAAAGCTTACCTGACAGAGCCTGATAAAACAATCTTGCAGGTGGCAACGGAAAATAAAATATATATTCCAACTCTCTGTTTTCTGGAAGGAATTAAAGCTCAAGGTTCTTGCCGTATTTGTACTTGTATGGTAAACGGTAAAATGATGACAGCTTGTACTACTCCGGTTAATGATGGCATGGAAGTTGTTACAAATACAGAAGAGCTGGAAAAACTGCGATCCAAAATAGTTGAACTGCTTTTTGCGGAAGGAAATCATTTCTGTCCTTCCTGCGAGAGAAGTGGAAACTGTGAACTGCAAGCACTTGCTTACAGATACAAAATTATGGTTCCGGAGTTTGATTATATCTATCCTGCTCGCGATGTAGATGCGATACATCCAAAACTTATAATCGATCACAATAGATGCATCTTGTGCAAACGTTGTATTCGACGTAAGAAAGAGCCGGAAAATCCAACCTGGTTCGTATTTGAAAATCGCGGCAATAAAGTTAAGATCAATTTTGATAAAGAGCATACAGCCGATATGGATGATGAAATGGCTCAAAAAGCAATGGATACTTGTCCGGTTGGTGCTATTATTCACAAAGAAAAAGGTTATGACGTTCCTATTGGCAGAAGAAAATATGATAAAAACCCAATCGGCAGCGACATAGAAGGAAAGGAGTAA
- a CDS encoding NADP oxidoreductase has protein sequence MSKPIVATTSLAGCFGCHMSFLDIDERILDLIELVEFNKSPIDDIKTFTKKCDIGIIEGGCCNSENVHVLQEFRKNCKTLVVIGECAIMGGLPALRNNVAPISECLEEAYLNCVSVQANDEKIIPNDDELPMILDKVYPCHEVVKIDYFIPGCAPRADLIWNALVALVTGNEMELPYEVIKYD, from the coding sequence ATGAGTAAACCAATAGTAGCAACAACTTCTTTAGCAGGGTGTTTCGGTTGTCATATGTCTTTTCTGGACATTGACGAACGCATTCTGGATTTGATCGAATTAGTAGAATTCAACAAATCTCCCATCGATGATATTAAAACTTTCACCAAAAAATGTGATATCGGCATCATTGAAGGTGGGTGCTGCAATAGTGAAAATGTTCATGTTTTGCAGGAATTCAGAAAGAATTGTAAAACACTTGTAGTGATCGGTGAATGTGCCATTATGGGCGGTTTGCCGGCACTCAGAAATAATGTGGCTCCAATCTCTGAATGTTTGGAAGAAGCTTATCTGAATTGCGTTTCAGTTCAGGCAAATGATGAAAAGATTATTCCCAATGATGATGAGCTTCCCATGATTCTGGATAAAGTTTATCCATGTCATGAAGTTGTGAAAATCGATTATTTTATTCCCGGCTGCGCTCCTCGTGCAGATCTTATCTGGAATGCACTGGTTGCTCTGGTTACCGGCAATGAAATGGAATTACCGTACGAAGTTATCAAGTACGATTAA